Proteins from one Mycteria americana isolate JAX WOST 10 ecotype Jacksonville Zoo and Gardens chromosome 1, USCA_MyAme_1.0, whole genome shotgun sequence genomic window:
- the LOC142405028 gene encoding collagenase 3-like → MMQSRLSAVFFFLLSLSFCLTIPIPLEDSHEFTEKDLQFAERYLRTHYDLRPNPAGIMRKSANTVASKLREMQAFFGLEVTGKLDEETYELMQKPRCGVPDVGEYNFFPRKLKWSKTNLTYRIMNYTSDLRRAEVDRAFKKAFKVWSDVTPLNFTRIRSGIADIMISFGTKEHGDFYPFDGPSGLLAHAFPPGPDYGGDAHFDDDEAWSDDSRGYNLFLVAAHEFGHSLGLEHSRDPGALMFPIYTYTGKTGFVLPDDDVQGIQELYGAGDKDPNPKHPKTPEKCDADLSLDAITELRGEMLIFKDRFFWRLHPQMVEAELVLLKSFWPELPNKIDAAYENPIKDLVFMFKGKKVWALNGYDIVEDFPKKIYEMGFPKEMKRIDAAVHIKDTGKTLFFAGNKYWSYDEEAEVMEAGYPRLIEEEFAGIGDRVDAVYQRNGYLYFFNGPLQFEYSIWSKRIVRVLHTNSIFWC, encoded by the exons ATGATGCAATCAAGACTTTCAgctgtcttctttttcttgttgagTTTGTCATTTTGCCTGACAATCCCTATTCCCCTTGAAGATAGCCATGAATTCACAGAGAAAGACCTTCAGTTTGCAGAG CGCTATCTCAGGACTCACTATGATCTCCGTCCGAATCCTGCTGGCATAATGAGGAAGAGTGCCAACACAGTGGCATCTAAACTTCGagaaatgcaagcattttttgGGTTGGAGGTGACAGGCAAATTAGATGAAGAAACATATGAACTGATGCAGAAACCAAGATGTGGGGTCCCAGATGTGGGGGAATATAACTTTTTCCCTAGAAAACTCAAATGGTCAAAAACTAATTTGACATACAG AATTATGAATTACACTTCAGATCTGAGACGTGCTGAAGTAGACAGAGCTTTCAAAAAAGCATTCAAAGTTTGGTCTGATGTGACACCGCTTAACTTCACCAGAATACGAAGTGGTATAGCTGATATCATGATCTCCTTTGGCACTAAAG AACATGGTGACTTTTACCCTTTCGATGGACCCTCTGGGTTACTAGCTCATGCTTTCCCCCCTGGTCCAGACTATGGAGGTGATGCCCATTTTGATGATGATGAAGCTTGGTCAGATGATTCTAGAG GGTATAACTTGTTTCTTGTTGCTGCCCATGAATTTGGTCATTCACTGGGACTTGAACACTCTAGAGACCCTGGAGCTCTGATGTTTCCAATTTACACATACACTGGAAAAACTGGTTTTGTGCTTCCTGATGATGATGTGCAAGGGATCCAAGAGCTTTATG GTGCTGGAGACAAAGATCCCAACCCAAAACATCCCAAAACACCAGAGAAATGTGATGCAGATTTATCACTTGATGCAATAACAGAACTTCGTGGAGAAATGCTGATCTTCAAGGACAG GTTTTTCTGGCGACTGCACCCTCAGATGGTTGAGGCAGAACTGGTGTTACTTAAATCCTTTTGGCCAGAGCTTCCAAATAAGATAGATGCAGCTTATGAAAACCCCATCAAAGATCTTGTGTTCATGTTTAAGG gaaagaaagtcTGGGCTTTGAATGGCTATGACATAGTTGAAGACTTTCCTAAAAAGATATATGAAATGGGGTTCCcgaaagaaatgaaaagaatagATGCAGCTGTCCATATTAAAGACACTGGAAAGACTCTCTTTTTTGCTGGGAATAAGTACTGGAG TTATGATGAAGAGGCAGAGGTTATGGAAGCAGGCTACCCCAGGCTGATAGAGGAAGAATTCGCAGGAATTGGTGATAGAGTGGATGCAGTCTATCAAAGAAATG